The proteins below come from a single Micromonas commoda chromosome 8, complete sequence genomic window:
- a CDS encoding predicted protein, with product VVWFRQDLRVRDNPALHAAARTGRPVVACFVWCPKEEGGWPMGGATRYWLHHALGSLQASLRARNAGGTSSPSSSSSSSSSFDELAAVVRECGAKDVYCNRVYEPWKIARDRECERKFSAELNVRFRSFNAGVLYEPWDARPDATDDACWNSGYGSVRFFLRGCARLGEPPPPLPPPPTMRVRLPADKRARSYTEHGGVQSNPGNGQSNGQSNAPKASTERFRADVRTTARISPYVRHGELSVREVYHSAKAIQVGSRKSRARSAAVFLRRLAWRDLAYWSLWRFPRLCDEPLRPQYATQWWALPWDPVAWQFGQTGYPLVDAGMRELWATGYVPNYVRHVVAGFLIEYLNVDWRHGQLWFHDTLVDADVAIQGFMWQNGGHSGMDQWNFVMHPVYAAKSADPDGEYVRRWCPELSGLPREYVHCPWEAPATTLAAANVALGRHYPKRIV from the exons GTGGTTTGGTTCAGGCAGGACCTGAGGGTGCGCGATAATCCCGCGcttcacgcggcggcgagaaccgggcgtcccgtcgtcgcgtgctTCGTGTGGTGTCCtaaggaggagggcgggtgGCCGATGggtggcgcgacgcggtACTGGCTTCACCACGCGCTTGGTTCGCTCCAGGCGTCGTTACGAGCCAG AAACGCCggcgggacgtcgtcgccttcgtcgtcgtcgtcgtcttcttcttctttcgacgagctcgccgccgtcgtccgcgagtgCGGCGCCAAGGACGTGTACTGCAACCGCGTGTACGAGCCGTGGAAAATCGCGCGAGACCGCGAATGCGAACGAAAATTCTCCGCCGAGCTGAACGTCCGATTCCGTTCGTTCAACGCCGGCGTGCTGTACGAACCGTGGGAcgcgcgacccgacgccacggacgacgcgtgctGGAACAGCGGCTACGGCAGCGTGCGCTTCTTCCTCCGCGGGTGCGCGAGACTgggcgagccgccgccgccgttgccgccgccgccgacgatgcgaGTTCGGTTACCGGCGGATAAACGCGCTcgatcc TACACGGAGCACGGCGGGGTTCAATCGAACCCGGGTAACGGTCAGAGTAACGGTCAGAGTAACGCTCCCAAGGCGAGCACCGAGCGGttccgcgcggacgtccggaccaccgcgcgcatctccCCGTACGTGCGACACGGCGAGCTGAGCGTTCGGGAGGTGTACCACTCGGCGAAGGCGATTCAAGTCGGGAGTCGGAAATCGAGGGCGAGGTCAGCCGCCGTGTTCCTGCGGAGGTTGGCGTGGCGCGATCTCGCGTACTGGTCGCTGTGGCGTTTCCCGCGCCTGTgcgacgagccgcttcgGCCGCAGTACGCGACGCAGTGGTGGGCGCTGCCGTGGGATCcggtcg CTTGGCAGTTTGGACAGACGGGTTACccgctcgtggacgcggggaTGCGGGAGCTGTGGGCCACCGGGTACGTGCCCAACTACGTCaggcacgtcgtcgccggctttTTGATCGAGTACCTCAACGTGGACTGGCGCCACGGTCAGCTCTGGTTTCACGACAcactcgtcgacgcggacgtcgccatcCAGGGTTTCATGTGGCAGAACGGCGGCCACAGCGGGATGGACCAGTGGAACTTCGTCATGCATCCGGTGTACGCCGCCAAATCCGCGGACCCGGACGGTGAATACGTCCGCAGGTGGTGCCCCGAGCTCAGCGGTCTGCCGAGGGAATACGTGCACTGCCCGTGGGaagcgccggcgacgacgctggctgcggcgaacgtcgcgctGGGAAGGCACTATCCCAAACGAATCGTC
- a CDS encoding predicted protein produces the protein MSWRDALKTAASPLAARERPPSASVVGIGQHRLDGTDEARGGGLAPTREPDPRDALKNAFAPTQPTTLELCVNVYNLHRDFTARAPLLMCALLVEVPPPTLPYKMPAAWKRAPERHRSWRVAGSTEPTRAACNASCVRFAVPVVVDKLIGGQRTLENKKAVIAVYRIPDADEADDAHIAADENLPLDQRPKLTPERLDEFEYLGEAKLRCNELVRAVHDAQKLHADDAATAQKRTEPSTLNTRGDRDFPARGELRNVKPRALVRDDGVARSPVGNARAQYALVKSPHRDPSTNPPVPGVLSVRAKNPDNDAFDGAAIEVLACTPVHWPRPSPADAGRYVADFAVRFEPIAHPSAADLELVFLRLLRWAGDGYQPVYGSLVTCADIPTPPKLATPVDRVGTGATRRYEVSIPTLHVPVACVKSGGATDEDDEGGFGDGDVLPDGSVSWRIEIVARMKTGHDLLLGWVDTTPAELNDAGDVATVNTPAAFECDLHRGESDYEAARLNEAVGERPPTLLVTRWKLRPGANPRALRARIDRAVKTAPPQKPQKPEPGGGAGDEKSAPGEVGRVTVPKGANPLADFGFGPAVPKKAEEKRAKPAPAPAPAVEDSESDDTDGSGPGGSDESSSSSSDDENRDEAANVVDEPNAKTKTKIAKTKIAKTKIAKTKTARPASSSAAMPSASKKKTNSTALSGKPRPATATATVSGLRAAPPKPKLPDEAKGFQRTKPTQSRRRESESADALESAPAVTPMQALLNRTLGVVVPSGGDGDGKKGVVSGGGEKGAARVFQAVKGVVFLRNKTPIEEEEAEDEMDEFFDRSRVTVRSTRSKAAAAIAAAGETGGDASPRDVENRQGAPARPGTPPEDPRDYEPNPELIAAADAAVRDAMAERLGGLPKAELVETAMRVRKELLSKCRGELRALELRRKREERAAVGAMGGR, from the coding sequence ATGTCCTGGCGGGATGCCCTCaagaccgcggcgtcgccgctcgccgctcgcgaacgcccgccgtccgcctcggTCGTGGGCATCGGTCAACATCGACTCGACGGGACGgacgaggctcgcggcggggggctcgctccgacgcgcgagccggacccgcgcgacgcgcttaagaacgcgttcgcgccgacgcaACCCACGACCCTCGAGCTCTGCGTCAACGTCTACAACCTCCACCGCGACTTCACCGCCAGGGCGCCGTTGCTGATGTGCGCCCTGCTCGTCGAGGTGCCGCCACCGACGCTTCCGTACAAGATGCCGGCCGCGTGGAAGCGCGCGCCGGAGAGGCACCGGTcgtggcgcgtcgcgggcagCACCGAacccacccgcgcggcgtgcaaCGCGTCGTGCGTCCGCTTCGCCGTTCCCGTGGTCGTCGACAAGCTCATCGGCGGCCAGCGCACTTTGGAAAACAAAAAAGCCGTCATCGCCGTGTACCGCATCCCGGATGCAgacgaagccgacgacgcgcacatcgccgcggacgagaacTTACCGCTCGACCAACGGCCAAAACTCACCCCCGAGAGACTCGACGAGTTCGAGTacctcggcgaggccaaGTTGCGGTGCAACGAGCTGGTTCGCGCGGTGCACGACGCGCAGAAGCttcacgccgacgacgcggcgacggctcaAAAGAGAACGGAGCCGTCGACGTTGaacacccgcggcgaccgcgacttcccggcgcgaggcgagctGAGGAACGTCAAGCCACGCGCGTTGGTgagggacgacggcgtcgcgcgatcccCCGTGGGCAACGCGCGGGCGCAGTACGCGTTGGTAAAGTCGCCCCACCGGGACCCGTCGACGAACCCTCCCGTCCCGGGTGTACTCTCCGTTCGCGCTAAAAACCCCGAcaacgacgcgttcgacggcgccgcgatcgaggtGCTGGCGTGCACGCCCGTGCACTggcctcgcccgtcgcccgcggacgccggtcGGTACGTGGCGGACTTTGCGGTGCGATTCGAGCCCATCGCGCatccgagcgccgcggacttggAGCTCGTCTTTCTCCGGTTACTGCGGTGGGCCGGGGACGGGTACCAGCCCGTGTACGGAAGCTTGGTCACGTGCGCCGACATTCCGACGCCTCCGAAACTCGCCACCCCGGTTGACCGGGTAGGTACCGGCGCGACTCGCCGGTACGAGGTATCGATCCCGACGTTGCACGTCCCGGTCGCGTGCGTCAAGTCCGGGGgcgccaccgacgaggacgacgaaggcgggttcggcgacggcgacgtttTACCCGACGGATCCGTCTCGTGGCGAATCGAAATCGTCGCTCGAATGAAAACGGGCCACGACTTGCTCCTCGGTTGGGTCGacaccacccccgcggagctgaacgacgccggggacgtcgccaccgtgaacaccccggcggcgttcgagtGCGACCTGCACCGGGGCGAGAGCGATTACGAGGCTGCGCGGCTGAACGaagccgtcggcgagcggcCGCCCACTCTGTTGGTGACGCGGTGGAAACTGCGTCCGGGTGCTAACCCGAGAGCgctgcgcgcgcggatcgaccgcgccgtcaagacggcgccgccgcagaaGCCGCAGAAGCCAGAGCCGGGGGGCGGGGccggggacgaaaagtcggcacccggggaggTTGGGCGGGTGACGGTGCCGAAGGGCGCCAACCCGCTCGCGGATTTCGGCTTTGGACCCGCGGTGCCGAAAAAAGCGGAGGAGAAGAGGGCCaagccggcgcccgcgccggcgccggccgtCGAGGACTCGGAATCGGACGATACCGACGGTTCCGGTCCGGGCGGTTCCGACgagtcgtcttcgtcgtcgtcggacgacgagaacAGAGACGAGGCCGccaacgtcgtcgacgaaccAAACGCGAAGACCAAAACCAAAATCGCCAAAACCAAAATCGCCAAAACCAAAATCGCCAAAACCAAAacggcgcggccggcgtcgtcgtccgcggctatgccgtccgcgtcgaagaagaagacgAATTCGACGGCGCTGAGCGGTAAGCCTcgacccgcgacggcgacggcgacggtgtccggcctgcgcgccgcgcccccgaagCCGAAGCTCCCGGACGAGGCCAAAGGGTTTCAAAGGACGAAGCCGACGCAgagtcggcgtcgcgagtcggagtcggcggatgcgctcgagtcggcgccggcggtgacgccgatGCAGGCGCTCCTGAACCGAACCCTCGGGGTCGTCGTCCcttccggcggcgacggggacggcaagaagggcgtcgtgtcgggcggcggcgagaagggcgccgcgagggtgttCCAGGCGGTCAAAGGCGTGGTGTTTCTGCGGAATAAAACGCCaatcgaggaggaggaagcggaGGACGAGATGGATGAATTTTTCGACAGGAGTCGCGTCACGGTTCGCTCGACGAGgtccaaggctgcggcggcgatcgccgcggcgggcgagacgggcggtgacgcgtcgccgcgcgatgtGGAGAATCGTCAGGGAGCGCCCGCCCGGCCCGGGACGCCTCCCGAGGATCCGCGCGATTACGAACCCAACCCCGaactcatcgccgccgccgacgccgcggtgcgcgacgcgatggccgagCGGCTGGGAGGTCTTCCCAAGGCGGAGCTCGTGGAGACGGCGATGCGCGTTCGCAAGGAGCTGCTCTCGAAGTGCAGAGGGGAGctgcgcgcgctggagctgAGGCGCAAgagggaggagcgcgcggcggtgggtgcGATGGGAGGTAGGTAA
- a CDS encoding predicted protein, which translates to MPTYFEKLAAAKQAIAAKSKESYAPPPRLHVDENTGLNRQGLDYVDPINKTKGSVALPPFAKPVVERDEATGEYYVSEDRAYDSTATQAAPELATRFHLERFPIDEQGREGMGPAPFARATFDVVAEQDTQSAPYTHVDHAQYKSVVYDEIIDPYHSEKSPFRIESPMAHGLEKDPSAPKAFGAYTWTSLDAAHPGTNTMRFDVDPSGGPPKMVHQGGGGGRAEGIGPSRQGRAAGGGVGE; encoded by the exons ATGCCGACCTACttcgagaagctcgccgcggccaagcaggccatcgcggcgaagtCCAAGGAGTCCtacgcgccgcccccgcgtctcCACGTCGACGAGAACACCGGTCTCAACCGCCAGGGGCTCGATTACGTGGATCCGATAAACAAAACCAAGGGCTCCGTGGCGCTGCCCCCGTTCGCCAAGCCCGtggtcgagcgcgacgaggccacCGGGGAGTACTACGTCTCCGAGGACCGCGCTTACGATTCCACCgcgacgcaggcggcgcccgagctcgccacCAGGTTCCACCTCGAGCGCTTCCCAATCGACGAGCAGGGCCGCGAGGGCATGGGCCCCGCCCCGTTCGCTCGCGCAaccttcgacgtcgtcgccgagcaggaCACGCAGTCGGCGCCGTACACCCACGTCGACCACGCGCAGTACAAATCCGTCGTCTACGACGAGATCATCGACCCGTACCACTCGGAGAAGTCGCCGTTCAGGATAGAATCGCCGATGGCGCACGGACTGGAGAAGGACCCGTCCGCTCCTAAAGCCTTCGGCGCGTACACGTGGACGagcctggacgccgcgcatCCCGGCACCAACACCATGCgattcgacgtcgaccccaGCGGAGGTCCGCCAAAGATG GTACatcaaggaggcggcggagggcgcgcaGAGGGAATCGGACCTTCGCGACAGGGTCGCGCAGCTGGAGGAGGAGTTGGCGAATGA
- a CDS encoding predicted protein, which yields MAAAGATLGIAGGLVRTGARAIGPPRPNLPAAAARGLGRARRLRAGASTSSATNEARAGEDDGDAPHVPVLMRQVLDAFDGRSLRCYVDGTMGAGGHASAIIRAHPELRTFVGFDLRIHTVQSNFRHMRERLAELQLADGGVDAILMDLGVSSMHLDTPERGFSFMNDGPLDMRMGPSAKMSAADVVNEWPEEEIARVIRDYGEEKHWRLLARRICDARGIAPIETTRQLVHALGRIPGVKKGRSGGIHPATRTFQGIRIAVNEELAVVEEAIPAAVDALAPGGRLAIITFHSLEDKLVKRAFRTFAGIAPASDRPLSAWEPQPEAPPKIVKLVTRKPVVADDDEVGANARSRSAKLRVCEKL from the exons atggccgcggcgggggcgacctTGGGCATCGCGGGGGGGCTGGTGAGGACCGGCGCTCGGGCCATcggccctccgcgccccaatctacccgccgccgccgcgcgaggcctCGGACGTGCCCGGAGgcttcgcgccggcgcgtcgacctcgtcggcgacgaacgaggcccgcgcgggcgaggacgacggcgacgccccgcaCGTGCCCGTGCTGATGCGCCAGgtcctcgacgccttcgatGGCCGGTCCTTGCGATGCTACGTGGACGGCacgatgggcgcgggcggtcaCGCGTCCGCCATCATCCGCGCGCATCCCGAGCTTCGCACGTTCGTcggcttcgac cTGCGCATCCACACGGTGCAGTCCAACTTTCGGCACATGCGCGAGCGACTGGCGGAGCTCCAActcgccgatggcggcgtcgacgcgatacTGATGGACCTCGGCGTGAGCTCGATGCACCTGGACACTCCGGAGAGGGGGTTCTCGTTCATGAACGACGGTCCGTTGGACATGCGCATGGGCCCGTCCGCCAagatgtccgccgcggacgtcgtcaaCGAGtggcccgaggaggagatcgctCGCGTCATTCGCGACTACGGCGAGGAGAAGCACTGGCGGCTGTTGGCGCGAAGGatctgcgacgcgcgggggatcgCGCCCATCGAGACCACGCGACAGCTGGTGCACGCCCTCGGCAGGATCCCGGGCGTCAAGAAGGGCAGGAGCGGGGGTATtcacccggcgacgcgaacgttcCAGGGGATTCGCATCGCGGTGAACGAGGAGTTGGCGGTGGTGGAGGAAGCaatcccggcggcggtggacgccctcgcgccgggcgggcgtCTGGCGATCATCACCTTCCACTCGCTCGAGGATAAGCTCGTGAAGCGGGCGTTTCGCACGTTCGCCgggatcgcgcccgcgagcgacagGCCGCTGTCCGCGTGGGAGCCGCAgcccgaggcgccgccgaaaATCGTCAAGCTCGTCACGCGCaagcccgtcgtcgccgacgacgacgaggtggggGCCAACGCGCGGAGCAGGAGCGCCAAACTCAGGGTGTGCGAGAAGCTCTAG
- a CDS encoding glycosyltransferase family 77 protein (distantly related to glycosyltransferases) — protein sequence MRGGPRPLFDDMRRGRRPVRGKLGASLVGAALCLLFGWIYLSGNGSARDEGPTTTTTGTRLDGAVPTRVPTVAVADPTPGSFAGAARDGAGARPTRELDLSRPHHREAAAREAASDAIAKHAGDDRHALFEKGGTFTPGGDALKAKVAEAKARGAPAVNLRRGPANDIDPAAYPDARALATLMHDLALPRGELVAVTFADSKFAALTVNWATHLRDAAVPHVVGALDKNMLQLLTRLGAPTAVYDLPYADLDGSSAHASKSWKAFARLRISQVSALLRMGFDVLMSDVDVVWTKDPRPFLQCGYDHPWAGKDAGKDAGIGLGAAGETGAHALEKWERDAVEMEGGESPDEQAMFLRKHGRGVDDCMGVSAADVMVSSDNLSPLSDRNEGAAYARGGIFNTGVVFLKHTKNAKAFAEAWNDNLNQDQGRFAPLTSDQQVFNAMVRREGHWPGLDLKALPDGFPVTRVLVGNGLPNGEAFNLGVLPVALFQPGHVAFLQRVKEVLPNFNGPYGVHATYTFDGSTSSAKRLRFAEAGLWDPAADDAQVGLGGVEADDATFHAGGVPRVLTWDPAVATRGIDESVPSIGSHLEAGGRQLELLRDAIAMAQLTNRTLAVPRFTCFCDKVWGGHDNIFNFNCHYPGSKDSGHIPGPCPMDHFVSPAKLRESGVAFVALEELRRAPYEFAGDDFGAVRVEFKKDAGGGGGGSVANDASGATLPVGADSAVVVDALGKLRDVPLLKLTGEMPRFAGFTTQRAAREFNARVTNVAMKSAPEWCSECHPQGCRELIPADVVTSGRLKPVRNVHDQFCADFKQPEPLRTVGKESFLAMAGALVDSATMTEDDGL from the coding sequence ATGAGAGGGGGACCGCGGCCGCTGTTCGACGACATGCGACGAGGCAGACGCCCCGTGCGGGGGAAGCTCGGCGCatcgctcgtcggcgccgcgctctgcCTCCTCTTCGGCTGGATCTACCTCTCCGGTAacgggagcgcgcgcgacgaaggtccgacgacgacgacgacgggcactCGACTCGATGGCGCCGtcccgacgcgcgtccccaccgtcgccgtcgccgatccGACCCCTGgctccttcgccggcgccgcccgcgacggggctGGGGCCCGACCCACGCGCGAACTGGACCTCTCCCGTCCGCACCAtcgcgaggctgccgcgcgcgaggcggcaaGCGACGCAATCGCGAAACACGCAGGCGACGATCGGCACGCGTTGTTCGAGAAGGGCGGCACGTTCAcgccgggcggtgacgcgctcaaggcgaaagtcgccgaggccaaggctcgGGGTGCGCCCGCTGTGAACCTGCGCCGGGGGCCCGCGAACGACATCGACCCGGCGGCCTACCCCGACGCTCGAGCACTCGCGACGCTCATGCACGATCTGGCGTTGCCGAGGGgcgaactcgtcgccgtcaccttCGCGGATAGCAAattcgcggcgctcacggtGAACTGGGCGACgcacctgcgcgacgccgcggtgccccACGTCGTGGGTGCCCTGGACAAGAACATGCTCCAGCTTTTAACTCGGCTGGGGGCACCCACGGCGGTGTACGACCTACCTTACGCCGACCTGGACGGGTCGAGTGCCCACGCGTCCAAATCGTGGAAGGCTTTCGCGCGACTGCGCATATCGCAGGTTAGCGCGCTGCTCCGAATGGGGTTCGACGTCTTGATgagcgacgtggacgtggtcTGGACCAAGGACCCTCGGCCGTTCTTGCAGTGCGGCTACGACCATCCGTGGGCGGGAAAAGACGCGGGAAAAGACGCGGGGATAGGATTAGGCGCGGCTGGAGAAACGGGGGCCCACGCGTTGGAGAAATgggagagggacgcggtggagatggagggcggcgagtccCCCGACGAGCAGGCCATGTTCCTGAGGAAGCACGGCCGGGGCGTGGACGACTGCATGggcgtgagcgccgcggacgtcatgGTATCCAGCGATAACCTTTCGCCGCTGTCGGACAGAAACGAaggcgccgcgtacgccagGGGCGGGATATTCAACACCGGCGTCGTGTTCCTCAAGCACACTAAAAACGCCAAGGCTTTCGCGGAGGCTTGGAACGATAACCTGAACCAGGACCAAGGCAGATTCGCGCCCCTGACGTCCGATCAGCAGGTGTTCAACGCGATggtccgtcgcgagggtcACTGGCCGGGTCTCGATTTAAAGGCGCTTCCCGACGGGTTTCCCGTCACGAGGGTGCTCGTCGGAAACGGTCTACCGAACGGCGAGGCGTTCAACTTGGGGGTTTTGCCGGTGGCGCTGTTCCAGCCCGGCCACGTGGCATTTCTGCAGAGGGTAAAAGAGGTTTTGCCCAACTTTAACGGCCCGTACGGCGTCCACGCCACGTACACGTTCGACGgctccacgtcgtcggcgaagagGCTTCGTTTCGCCGAGGCGGGTTTGTGggatcccgcggcggacgacgcgcaaGTGGGCCTggggggcgtcgaggcggacgacgcgacgtttCACGCGGGGGGCGTGCCGCGAGTCTTGACCTGGGACCCCGCCGTGGCGACGAGAGGCATAGACGAGTCGGTTCCAAGCATAGGGTCGCACCTGGAAGCCGGAGGGAGgcagctcgagctcctgcgcgacgcgattGCGATGGCGCAGCTCACCAACCGCACGCTCGCGGTTCCTCGGTTCACGTGTTTCTGCGACAAGGTGTGGGGCGGGCACGACAACATCTTCAACTTCAACTGCCACTACCCGGGCAGCAAGGACAGCGGCCACATCCCGGGCCCGTGCCCGATGGACCATTTCGTGTCTCCCGCCAAGCTGCGCGAGAGCGGAGTGgccttcgtcgccctcgaggagctgaGGAGGGCGCCGTACGAATTCGCCGGCGATGACTTTGGCGCGGTGCGCGTGGAGTTTAAgaaggacgcgggcggcggcgggggcgggtcggTCGCaaacgacgcgtccggcgcgacgcttcCCGTCGGCGCAGATTCCGCCgtggtcgtcgacgccctcggtaAACTGCGCGACGTTCCTCTGCTGAAACTCACCGGCGAGATGCCGCGGTTCGCGGGATTCACCACgcaacgcgcggcgagggagttCAACGCTCGCGTCACGAACGTCGCGATGAAGTCGGCGCCGGAGTGGTGCAGCGAGTGCCACCCGCAGGGATGCCGCGAGCTCATCCCGGCGGATGTCGTGACGAGCGGCAGGCTGAAGCCGGTGCGCAACGTGCACGATCAGTTTTGCGCCGATTTTAAGCAGCCGGAGCCGCTTCGAACGGTGGGTAAGGAGTCGTTCCTGGCGATGGCGGGAGCCTTGGTGGACTCCGCCACGAtgaccgaggacgacggtCTTTGA